A single Rubrivivax gelatinosus IL144 DNA region contains:
- a CDS encoding FAD-dependent oxidoreductase, which yields MSSSRCLVVGAGPAGLATTLGLLDAGHAVTLLERAAAPGGLGLHAFGGMALCGTPLQRRAGIPDSPAVALADWLSFAGFGPEDEWPRRWAEHYVERCVPEVYEALRARRLRFIPAVQWVERGWTTPGNSLPRYHVLWGTARHLVNSQLVALRAHRHAARLDWRLQHRVDDFEHADGRISGVRGVDETNGREFSLAADAVIVAAGGLTGDLARVRSLWSAGPAPAELLNGSHPHADGRLHDAAARHGARLTHLDRMWHYAAGVAHPNPQFDGHGLSLIPTRSALWLGPDGRRIGPEPFVTGYDTAAMVERVAREAWPWTWQLLNRRIADKELAASGAEHNPQIRERRVLGFARQLLRGQPELVDELLARCPDVVQGATLGELAQRMNALTGDERIDAATLQAQIAPYDAQIARGPALHDDDQLRRIEHLRRWRGDRVRTCRYQRILDPAAGPLIAIRCRLLTRKSMGGLQTDLASRVLDTRGTPIAGLYAVGEAAGFGGGNASGRKSLEGTFLPGCLLTANAAVRHLGA from the coding sequence ATGTCCTCCTCCCGCTGCCTCGTCGTCGGCGCCGGCCCCGCCGGGCTGGCCACCACGCTCGGCCTGCTCGACGCCGGCCATGCCGTCACGCTGCTCGAACGCGCCGCCGCGCCCGGCGGCCTGGGGCTGCACGCCTTCGGCGGCATGGCGCTCTGCGGCACGCCGCTGCAGCGCCGCGCCGGCATCCCCGACAGCCCGGCGGTGGCGCTGGCCGACTGGCTGTCCTTCGCCGGTTTCGGGCCCGAGGACGAATGGCCGCGGCGCTGGGCCGAGCACTATGTCGAACGCTGCGTGCCCGAGGTCTACGAGGCGCTGCGCGCACGCCGCCTGCGTTTCATCCCGGCGGTGCAGTGGGTCGAACGCGGCTGGACGACGCCCGGCAACAGCCTGCCGCGTTACCACGTGCTCTGGGGCACCGCGCGCCACCTCGTGAACAGCCAGCTCGTGGCACTGCGCGCACACCGCCACGCGGCGCGGCTGGACTGGCGGCTGCAGCACCGCGTCGACGACTTCGAACACGCCGACGGCCGCATCAGCGGCGTGCGCGGCGTCGACGAGACCAACGGCCGCGAGTTCAGCCTGGCCGCCGACGCGGTCATCGTCGCCGCCGGCGGCCTGACCGGCGACCTGGCGCGCGTGCGTTCGTTGTGGTCGGCGGGCCCGGCGCCGGCCGAGCTGCTGAACGGCTCGCACCCGCACGCCGACGGCCGGCTGCACGACGCCGCCGCGCGCCACGGCGCGCGCCTCACGCACCTGGACCGCATGTGGCACTACGCCGCCGGCGTCGCCCACCCGAACCCGCAGTTCGACGGCCACGGGCTGAGCCTGATCCCGACCCGCTCGGCGCTGTGGCTGGGCCCGGACGGCCGGCGCATCGGCCCCGAGCCTTTCGTCACCGGCTACGACACCGCGGCGATGGTCGAACGCGTCGCGCGCGAAGCCTGGCCCTGGACCTGGCAGCTGCTGAACCGCCGCATCGCCGACAAGGAGCTCGCTGCCTCGGGCGCCGAGCACAACCCGCAGATCCGCGAGCGCCGCGTGCTCGGCTTCGCGCGCCAGCTGCTGCGTGGCCAGCCCGAGCTGGTCGACGAGCTGCTCGCCCGCTGCCCCGACGTCGTGCAAGGCGCGACGCTGGGCGAACTGGCGCAGCGCATGAATGCGCTGACCGGCGACGAGCGCATCGACGCCGCGACGCTGCAGGCCCAGATCGCGCCTTACGACGCCCAGATCGCACGCGGCCCGGCACTGCACGACGACGACCAGCTGCGCCGCATCGAACACCTGCGGCGCTGGCGCGGCGACCGCGTGCGCACCTGCCGCTACCAGCGCATCCTCGACCCCGCCGCCGGGCCGCTGATCGCCATCCGCTGCCGGCTGCTGACACGCAAGTCGATGGGCGGGCTGCAGACCGATCTGGCCAGCCGGGTGCTGGACACCAGAGGCACGCCGATCGCCGGGCTGTACGCGGTCGGCGAGGCCGCGGGTTTCGGCGGCGGCAACGCCAGCGGGCGCAAGTCGCTCGAAGGCACCTTCCTGCCCGGCTGCCTGCTGACCGCCAACGCCGCCGTGCGCCACCTCGGCGCCTGA
- a CDS encoding thiamine pyrophosphate-binding protein, whose product MKKTAAELVRHALEQLGVRHTFGIPGVHNTETYDALAGSAIVTPIRVTHEGNAAFMADAVSRTNDHVGALLIVPAAGTALAMAGIGEAYLDGIPMLVISGGTHGGHGFRYQLHELDQLAWVKPVTKGAWRITRHRDVVPTLYEAWRTATRGEPGPVFVEIPVDLQMLPGEVDELPAFVPDAPPAAPDDALIERAARALLAAERPGLFVGWGAVDAGDAVARIAEALGAPVATTLQGLSAFPGTHRLHAGMGIGPAAVPAAEQAFADCDVLLAVGTRFGEIATGSYGLRATWKLVHVDINPEVFGANYPAEITIEGDARQVLPALAAKIAALGAEGAATRAARAEAMASRIAAAKQAYRAEWLAHDGGGRVNPQRFFDALRATLPDDGFVVTDDGNHTFLTAELFQSRRARHLVTPTDFNCMGYGVPAAVAIQLTHPRQPVVAVVGDGALLMTGIELSTAAEHGLGVVVCVFNDGELSQISQAQQLPYNRKACTVLPEIRIEGIAMAAGAAYLRMDSDADIERVLQAAREQAAAGRPVVVDVHVDYSKQTRFTRGIVKTNLARMSVGNKLRLVARAAWRRVVAPA is encoded by the coding sequence ATGAAAAAGACCGCCGCCGAACTGGTGCGCCACGCGCTGGAGCAGCTGGGCGTGCGCCACACCTTCGGCATCCCCGGCGTGCACAACACCGAGACCTACGACGCGCTCGCGGGCTCGGCCATCGTCACGCCGATCCGCGTCACGCACGAAGGCAACGCCGCCTTCATGGCCGACGCGGTGAGCCGCACCAACGACCACGTCGGCGCGCTGCTGATCGTGCCGGCCGCCGGCACCGCGCTGGCGATGGCCGGCATCGGCGAGGCGTATCTGGACGGCATTCCGATGCTGGTGATCTCCGGCGGCACGCACGGCGGCCACGGTTTCCGCTACCAGCTGCACGAGCTGGACCAACTCGCCTGGGTGAAGCCGGTGACCAAGGGCGCCTGGCGCATCACGCGCCACCGCGACGTCGTGCCGACGCTGTACGAAGCCTGGCGCACCGCGACCCGTGGCGAGCCCGGCCCGGTCTTCGTCGAGATCCCGGTCGACCTGCAGATGCTGCCCGGCGAGGTCGACGAACTGCCGGCCTTCGTGCCCGACGCACCGCCGGCCGCACCCGACGACGCGCTGATCGAACGCGCCGCGCGCGCGCTGCTGGCCGCCGAACGCCCCGGGCTCTTCGTCGGCTGGGGCGCGGTCGATGCGGGTGACGCGGTGGCGCGCATAGCCGAGGCGCTGGGCGCGCCGGTGGCGACGACGCTGCAAGGGCTGAGCGCCTTCCCCGGCACGCACCGGCTGCACGCCGGCATGGGCATCGGCCCGGCGGCGGTGCCGGCGGCCGAGCAGGCGTTTGCCGACTGCGACGTGCTGCTGGCCGTCGGCACCCGTTTCGGCGAGATCGCCACCGGCAGCTACGGCCTGCGCGCGACCTGGAAGCTCGTGCACGTCGACATCAACCCGGAAGTCTTCGGCGCCAACTACCCGGCCGAGATCACGATCGAAGGCGACGCGCGCCAGGTGCTGCCGGCGCTGGCGGCGAAGATCGCCGCGCTGGGCGCCGAGGGTGCGGCCACGCGTGCGGCACGCGCCGAGGCCATGGCCAGCCGCATCGCCGCCGCCAAGCAGGCCTACCGCGCCGAATGGCTGGCGCACGACGGCGGCGGGCGCGTCAACCCGCAGCGCTTCTTCGACGCCTTGCGCGCCACGCTGCCCGACGACGGCTTCGTCGTCACCGACGACGGCAACCACACCTTCCTGACCGCCGAACTCTTCCAGAGCCGGCGCGCGCGCCACCTCGTCACGCCGACCGACTTCAACTGCATGGGCTACGGCGTGCCGGCGGCGGTGGCGATCCAGCTGACGCACCCGCGCCAGCCGGTGGTCGCCGTCGTCGGCGACGGCGCCTTGCTGATGACCGGCATCGAGCTCAGCACCGCCGCCGAACACGGCCTGGGCGTCGTCGTCTGCGTCTTCAACGACGGCGAGCTGTCGCAGATCTCGCAGGCCCAGCAACTGCCCTACAACCGCAAGGCCTGCACCGTGCTGCCCGAGATCCGCATCGAAGGCATCGCGATGGCCGCGGGCGCCGCCTACCTGCGCATGGACTCCGACGCCGACATCGAGCGTGTGCTGCAGGCCGCGCGCGAGCAGGCTGCCGCCGGCCGGCCGGTGGTCGTCGACGTGCACGTCGACTACTCGAAGCAGACCCGATTCACGCGCGGCATCGTCAAGACCAACCTAGCGCGCATGAGTGTCGGCAACAAGCTGCGCCTGGTGGCGCGTGCCGCCTGGCGGCGCGTCGTCGCGCCGGCCTGA
- a CDS encoding Crp/Fnr family transcriptional regulator — MSEPTTAADWAPTLRAGAWFAALPDDLADHLLAHARVLVLDAGTRLFARGDAPDGLYAVVRGVVRIGAVGEGARESLLAMLEPPQWFGEIALFDGAPRTHDAWAESDCLLLRVAQADLARLLAARPQHWQSFGRLLTNKLRLTFAAVEELALLPPTPRLARRLAAMAGGYGAWEGRSKRVLEVSQEQLGQMLALSRQTVNQALKELEAAGAIRRGRATIEIVDPGRMLAVR; from the coding sequence ATGTCCGAGCCCACCACCGCCGCCGACTGGGCGCCGACGCTGCGCGCCGGGGCCTGGTTCGCCGCGCTGCCCGACGACCTGGCCGACCACCTTTTGGCGCACGCCCGGGTGCTGGTGCTGGACGCCGGCACGCGGCTGTTCGCACGCGGCGACGCGCCCGACGGGCTGTACGCGGTGGTGCGCGGCGTCGTGCGCATCGGCGCGGTGGGCGAGGGCGCACGCGAGTCGCTGCTGGCGATGCTGGAGCCGCCGCAGTGGTTCGGCGAGATCGCACTGTTCGACGGCGCGCCGCGCACCCACGACGCCTGGGCCGAGAGCGACTGCCTGCTGCTGCGCGTCGCCCAGGCCGATCTCGCGCGGCTGCTGGCCGCGCGCCCGCAGCACTGGCAGAGCTTCGGCCGGCTGCTGACGAACAAGCTGCGGCTGACCTTCGCCGCCGTCGAGGAACTGGCGCTGTTGCCGCCGACGCCGCGGCTGGCGCGCCGGCTGGCGGCGATGGCCGGCGGCTACGGTGCCTGGGAAGGACGCAGCAAGCGTGTGCTCGAGGTCTCGCAGGAGCAGCTGGGCCAGATGCTGGCGCTGTCGCGTCAGACGGTGAACCAGGCGCTGAAGGAGCTGGAAGCGGCCGGCGCCATCCGCCGCGGCCGCGCGACGATCGAGATCGTCGACCCCGGGCGTATGCTCGCGGTGCGCTGA
- a CDS encoding 5'-methylthioadenosine/adenosylhomocysteine nucleosidase, with product MSDTAAPLGLVAALKRELRDLLAAMPDARLRTIGGREFWHGTLEGHEVVAVQSRVGKVAAAATTAALISHYRVGAVVLTGIAGGLAPGVAVGDVVVSAELLQHDLDGSPFFPRWEVPLTGVSRFPADAVLAERAAAAARAALADPLALFGEALVQEFSLHAPTVHTGLIVSGDRFVRTREDRDTLCAALPDALAVEMEGAAVAQVCHEWGLPFVAIRAISDRADEAAHGDFSRFLSAVCAHYGAAVVRRLLAEMPRTLRAPA from the coding sequence ATGTCCGACACCGCTGCCCCGCTGGGACTCGTCGCCGCCCTGAAACGCGAGCTGCGCGACCTGCTGGCCGCGATGCCCGACGCACGGCTGCGCACGATCGGCGGCCGCGAGTTCTGGCACGGCACGCTCGAAGGCCACGAGGTCGTCGCGGTGCAGTCGCGTGTCGGCAAGGTGGCCGCGGCGGCGACGACCGCGGCGCTGATCTCGCACTACCGCGTCGGCGCCGTCGTGCTGACCGGCATCGCCGGCGGGCTGGCGCCCGGTGTCGCGGTCGGCGACGTCGTCGTCTCGGCCGAGCTGCTGCAGCACGACCTGGACGGCTCGCCCTTCTTCCCGCGCTGGGAGGTGCCGCTGACCGGCGTCTCGCGTTTCCCGGCCGACGCGGTGCTCGCCGAACGCGCCGCCGCCGCCGCACGCGCCGCGCTGGCCGACCCGCTGGCGCTGTTCGGCGAGGCGCTGGTGCAGGAGTTCTCGCTGCACGCGCCGACGGTGCACACCGGGCTCATCGTCAGCGGCGACCGTTTCGTGCGCACCCGCGAAGACCGCGACACGCTCTGCGCCGCCTTGCCCGACGCGCTGGCCGTCGAGATGGAAGGCGCGGCCGTCGCCCAGGTCTGCCACGAATGGGGCCTGCCCTTCGTCGCGATCCGCGCGATCTCCGACCGCGCCGACGAGGCCGCGCACGGCGACTTCTCGCGCTTTCTGTCCGCCGTCTGCGCGCACTACGGCGCGGCGGTGGTGAGGCGGCTGCTGGCCGAGATGCCCCGGACGCTCAGGGCGCCAGCCTAG
- a CDS encoding GNAT family N-acetyltransferase, which yields MNLPMPPQPVIEARQLRLRPFVAADAPEVQRLAGDRRVAETTLAIPHPYPDGAAEAWIATHPVGWLAGREITYAIERRRDAALVGAIALLNVSAAHAHAEVGYWIGHDYWGQGLATEATRALLDFAENELGLTRIAGRCLARNPASARVMQKAGLRPEGCMVRHLEIGGVYEDVLLFGRVSPSRLAP from the coding sequence ATGAACCTGCCGATGCCGCCCCAGCCCGTCATCGAGGCCCGCCAGCTGCGGCTGCGGCCTTTCGTCGCCGCCGACGCGCCCGAGGTGCAGCGCCTGGCCGGCGACCGCCGCGTCGCCGAGACGACGCTGGCGATCCCGCACCCCTATCCCGACGGCGCCGCCGAGGCCTGGATCGCGACGCATCCGGTCGGCTGGCTGGCCGGCCGCGAGATCACCTACGCGATCGAACGCCGGCGCGACGCCGCGCTGGTCGGCGCGATCGCGCTGCTCAACGTCAGCGCCGCGCATGCGCACGCCGAGGTCGGCTACTGGATCGGCCACGATTACTGGGGCCAGGGCCTCGCCACCGAAGCGACGCGTGCGCTGCTCGATTTCGCCGAGAACGAACTGGGGCTGACGCGTATCGCCGGCCGCTGCCTGGCGCGCAACCCGGCTTCGGCGCGCGTGATGCAGAAAGCCGGCCTGCGGCCCGAAGGCTGCATGGTGCGCCACCTCGAGATCGGCGGCGTCTACGAAGACGTGCTGCTGTTCGGGCGGGTCTCGCCGTCTAGGCTGGCGCCCTGA
- a CDS encoding aminotransferase class III-fold pyridoxal phosphate-dependent enzyme has product MISEPADHAHGILPLYGQPERVLARARGCRLVDAQGRRYVDFESGVWAANLGHAHPAVNRAIRRSLTTVMHQGYAFRSAEAETLAAQLARLHGLPGARSVFLSSGSEAVNLGLQIAMQLSGRRRFVRLDSSYLSAFGYGRLAADNDQRIDLRCDDLAAVDAVPWHEAAALVLEVGGASLEVVRFPHEDFVARAVEAARRAGARLVCNEVTTGFGRTGRWFGYQHYGLLPQLVACGKALGNGYPVSALTVDAEVAAALDAQPLRYAQSHQNDPGGCAAANAVIEALEAGDWVARGAAVGEHFAARLAALRQHRPQQVLEVRGRGLMLALQLADEALAQRVARRLFERGQVVGQRGASLRFMPPLTVTKAMVDTLVREIGHALDAEPGAPR; this is encoded by the coding sequence ATGATCTCCGAGCCCGCCGACCACGCCCACGGCATCCTGCCGCTGTACGGCCAGCCCGAGCGGGTGCTGGCGCGCGCCCGCGGCTGCCGCCTCGTCGATGCGCAGGGGCGGCGTTACGTCGATTTCGAGTCCGGCGTCTGGGCCGCCAACCTGGGCCATGCGCATCCGGCGGTGAACCGGGCGATCCGGCGTTCGCTGACGACGGTGATGCACCAGGGCTACGCCTTCCGCAGCGCCGAGGCCGAGACGCTGGCCGCGCAGCTGGCGCGGCTGCACGGCCTGCCGGGAGCGCGCAGCGTCTTCCTGTCTTCGGGCTCGGAGGCCGTCAACCTGGGGCTGCAGATCGCGATGCAGCTGTCGGGCCGGCGGCGCTTCGTGCGCCTGGACAGCAGCTATCTGTCGGCCTTCGGCTACGGCCGCCTGGCGGCCGACAACGACCAGCGCATCGACCTGCGCTGCGACGACCTCGCCGCCGTCGACGCCGTGCCCTGGCACGAGGCGGCGGCACTGGTGCTGGAGGTCGGCGGCGCGTCGCTGGAGGTGGTGCGTTTCCCGCACGAGGACTTCGTCGCGCGCGCCGTCGAGGCCGCACGCCGCGCCGGCGCCCGGCTCGTCTGCAACGAGGTGACGACCGGTTTCGGCCGCACCGGGCGCTGGTTCGGCTACCAGCACTACGGCCTGCTGCCGCAGCTCGTGGCCTGCGGCAAGGCGCTGGGCAACGGCTACCCGGTCAGCGCGCTGACGGTCGACGCCGAGGTGGCGGCGGCGCTCGACGCGCAACCGCTGCGTTATGCCCAGTCGCACCAGAACGACCCCGGCGGCTGCGCCGCGGCCAATGCGGTGATCGAGGCGCTGGAAGCCGGCGACTGGGTGGCGCGTGGAGCGGCCGTCGGCGAACACTTTGCCGCCCGGCTGGCCGCGCTGCGGCAGCACCGGCCGCAGCAGGTGCTGGAGGTGCGCGGCCGCGGCCTGATGCTGGCGCTGCAACTGGCCGACGAGGCGCTGGCGCAGCGCGTCGCGCGCCGGCTGTTCGAGCGCGGCCAGGTCGTCGGCCAGCGCGGCGCCAGCCTGCGTTTCATGCCGCCGCTGACCGTCACGAAGGCGATGGTCGACACGCTGGTGCGCGAGATCGGCCATGCGCTCGACGCCGAACCGGGAGCCCCGCGATGA
- a CDS encoding SIR2 family NAD-dependent protein deacylase: MDPSALAHAADLIDQADAVIVAAGAGIGVDSGLPDFRGDAGFWTAYPALGAAGLHFTEIACPDSFERDPALAWGFYGHRLDLYRRTVPHAGFAILERWMARAPAGGFVFTSNVDGQFQRAGIAGERVAECHGSIHWLQCTRPCSDTLWPADDLAVDVDTAACRWRGELPRCPRCGALARPNILMFGDAQWLAARTEAHIGTLMQWLNSVRRPVVVEIGAGTAVPSVRRFGQHLLHAHDARLLRLNPREPAVPSPLHVGLACGALEGLAAIHATLAAG, translated from the coding sequence ATGGATCCCAGCGCTCTCGCCCACGCCGCCGACCTGATCGACCAGGCCGACGCGGTGATCGTCGCCGCCGGCGCCGGCATCGGCGTCGATTCGGGCCTGCCCGACTTCCGCGGCGACGCCGGCTTCTGGACCGCCTACCCGGCGCTGGGCGCCGCCGGGCTGCACTTCACCGAGATCGCCTGCCCCGACAGCTTCGAGCGCGACCCGGCGCTGGCCTGGGGCTTCTACGGCCACCGGCTGGATCTGTACCGGCGCACCGTGCCGCACGCCGGCTTCGCGATCCTGGAACGCTGGATGGCGCGTGCCCCGGCCGGCGGCTTCGTCTTCACGAGCAACGTCGACGGCCAGTTCCAGCGCGCCGGCATCGCTGGCGAACGTGTCGCCGAATGCCACGGCTCGATCCACTGGCTGCAGTGCACGCGCCCTTGCAGCGACACGTTGTGGCCGGCCGACGATCTGGCCGTCGACGTCGACACCGCCGCCTGCCGCTGGCGCGGCGAGCTGCCGCGCTGCCCGCGCTGCGGCGCACTGGCGCGGCCCAACATCCTGATGTTCGGCGACGCGCAGTGGCTGGCGGCGCGCACCGAGGCCCATATCGGCACGCTGATGCAGTGGCTGAATAGCGTGCGCCGCCCGGTCGTCGTCGAGATCGGCGCCGGCACCGCGGTGCCCTCGGTGCGGCGCTTCGGCCAGCATCTGCTGCACGCCCACGACGCCCGGCTGCTGCGGCTGAACCCGCGAGAGCCCGCGGTGCCCAGCCCGCTGCACGTCGGCCTGGCCTGCGGCGCGCTCGAAGGGCTGGCGGCGATCCACGCCACGCTGGCCGCCGGCTGA
- a CDS encoding type II toxin-antitoxin system HicB family antitoxin, with the protein MSKYPALFSPDADGGYVVTFRDIPEAITQGDTLAEAQQAAADALLTAMDFYFEDQRPVPPPSALQEGEDGVTLPLSVVAKVALLNELCRQQLRPAELARAMGVRPQEVTRLLDLSHATKIDTIGRAFSAIGKELDLVVS; encoded by the coding sequence ATGTCGAAGTACCCCGCACTCTTCAGCCCTGACGCCGACGGCGGTTACGTCGTCACCTTTCGCGATATCCCGGAGGCGATCACCCAAGGCGACACGCTGGCCGAAGCGCAGCAGGCGGCCGCCGATGCCTTGCTGACCGCGATGGACTTCTACTTCGAGGACCAGCGCCCGGTGCCGCCGCCCAGCGCGCTGCAGGAGGGCGAAGACGGGGTCACGCTGCCTTTGTCGGTGGTGGCCAAGGTGGCGCTGCTCAACGAACTGTGCCGGCAGCAGCTGCGCCCCGCCGAGCTGGCGCGTGCGATGGGTGTGCGCCCACAGGAGGTGACGCGCCTGCTGGACCTGTCGCACGCGACCAAGATCGACACGATCGGGCGCGCCTTCTCGGCGATCGGCAAGGAACTCGATCTGGTCGTCAGCTGA
- a CDS encoding four-helix bundle copper-binding protein → MSPDSGRYGLDVCLACIEACERCTAACLKERDVALMARCIALDLDCAAACRLVAAYLMRGSDYLAPAAALCADVCRRCAAECERHDHDHCRRCADACRRCAEACSAMASA, encoded by the coding sequence ATGTCCCCCGACTCCGGCCGTTATGGCCTCGACGTCTGCCTCGCCTGCATCGAGGCCTGCGAACGTTGCACCGCCGCCTGCCTGAAGGAGCGCGACGTCGCGCTGATGGCGCGCTGCATCGCGCTGGACCTCGACTGCGCCGCCGCCTGCCGCCTGGTGGCGGCCTACCTGATGCGCGGCAGCGACTACCTGGCCCCGGCCGCCGCGCTGTGTGCCGACGTCTGCCGCCGCTGCGCTGCCGAATGCGAGCGCCACGACCACGACCACTGCCGCCGCTGCGCCGACGCCTGCCGGCGCTGCGCCGAGGCGTGTTCGGCGATGGCCTCGGCCTGA
- a CDS encoding YkgJ family cysteine cluster protein, giving the protein MTVDTASAAHADLPAGDDLDFYRALHRALAATLAAGRGSTAGVERLMAQALDTFDGNVRLRCADEPPVACRKACATCCHLRVVATMPEVLLAAHFLARVAPPLADRGIDLVGALRAAEARTHRRSEAERVAEPVRCPFLAQGVCVIYPVRPLACRGHASTDARACAEAAAGRRSEVPASAGHRQVRALVQGALQSSLRDAGLAWGVYEFNEALVTALDHPGPAAAWWAGEDPLAGARCDELPPGEQEQVFDRLRPPA; this is encoded by the coding sequence ATGACCGTCGACACCGCCTCCGCCGCCCACGCCGATCTGCCCGCCGGCGACGACCTGGACTTCTACCGCGCGCTGCACCGTGCCCTGGCCGCCACGCTGGCCGCGGGCCGCGGCAGCACCGCCGGCGTCGAGCGCCTGATGGCGCAGGCGCTCGACACCTTCGACGGCAACGTGCGTCTGCGCTGCGCCGACGAGCCGCCGGTCGCCTGCCGCAAGGCCTGTGCGACCTGCTGCCATCTGCGCGTCGTCGCGACCATGCCCGAGGTGCTGCTGGCCGCGCACTTCCTCGCCCGCGTGGCGCCGCCGCTGGCCGACCGCGGCATCGACCTCGTCGGCGCCTTGCGTGCCGCCGAAGCCAGGACGCACCGCCGCAGCGAAGCCGAACGTGTCGCCGAGCCGGTGCGCTGCCCCTTCCTGGCGCAAGGCGTCTGCGTCATCTACCCGGTGCGCCCGCTGGCCTGCCGCGGCCACGCGTCGACCGACGCGCGCGCTTGCGCCGAAGCCGCCGCCGGCCGCCGCAGCGAGGTGCCGGCCAGCGCCGGCCACCGCCAGGTGCGGGCGCTGGTGCAAGGTGCGCTGCAGTCCTCGCTGCGCGACGCCGGGCTGGCCTGGGGCGTCTACGAGTTCAACGAGGCGCTGGTCACGGCGCTGGACCACCCCGGCCCGGCCGCCGCCTGGTGGGCGGGCGAAGACCCGCTGGCCGGCGCACGCTGCGACGAGCTGCCGCCGGGCGAGCAGGAACAGGTCTTCGACCGCCTGCGGCCGCCAGCCTGA